One part of the Coffea eugenioides isolate CCC68of chromosome 10, Ceug_1.0, whole genome shotgun sequence genome encodes these proteins:
- the LOC113749674 gene encoding uncharacterized protein LOC113749674, protein MLKFLSKVRIEFNALDPRTAACMEFLAQCNARKAKESNPACQVQVKRRTDDQPPQITVTFVNGVEEKFDATATPAQTIRNMILEKGQYLETEQMFREAGERWPVIIPEEELNQPFAGIKPKKAEEKKQ, encoded by the exons ATGTTGAAGTTCTTGTCGAAGGTGAGGATCGAGTTCAACGCATTGGATCCACGGACGGCGGCGTGTATGGAGTTTTTGGCTCAATGCAACGCCCGCAAGGCTAAGGAATCGAACCCAGCTTGCCAGGTCCAAGTTAAGCGCCGGACCGACGATCAACCGCCTCAAATCACCGTCACCTTCGTCAACGGAGTTGAGGAGAAATTTGACGCCACCGCCACTCCAGCGCAGACCATCCGGAACATGATTCTGGAGAAGGGTCAGTACCTGGAGACCGAGCAAATGTTCCGAGAGGCTGGGGAGCGGTGGCCTGTCATTATACCTGAGGAAGAGCTCAACCAACCATTCGCTGGTATTAAG CCGAAGAAAGCAGAAGAGAAGAAGCAGTGA